One region of Dokdonia sp. 4H-3-7-5 genomic DNA includes:
- a CDS encoding AAA family ATPase, with amino-acid sequence MSDVAAIKNLVEKHKILKAEISKIIVGQDKVIDEILLSIFSGGHALLIGVPGLAKTLMVNTIATTLGLDFKRIQFTPDLMPSDILGSEILDESRKFKFIKGPIFSNIVLADEINRTPPKTQAALLEAMQERVVTVAGERYPLSLPYFVLATQNPIEQEGTYPLPEAQLDRFMFSINLDYPSFQEEVDVVKATTSAAKPTVNALLSAQEIIDVQQLVRRIPVADNVIEYAVNLVSKTRPKTDKAAQIVNDYIDWGAGPRASQNLILGAKTHAAVQGKFSPDIEDVQAVATGILRHRMIKNYKAEAEGLSIEDIIKSLF; translated from the coding sequence ATGTCTGACGTTGCGGCTATCAAGAATCTAGTTGAGAAACACAAGATTCTAAAAGCAGAAATTTCAAAGATTATTGTAGGTCAAGATAAAGTAATTGATGAGATTCTTTTATCTATATTTTCTGGAGGTCACGCTTTACTTATAGGTGTTCCTGGGCTCGCGAAAACCTTGATGGTAAATACCATTGCAACAACTCTCGGACTTGATTTTAAGAGAATACAATTTACACCAGATTTAATGCCCAGTGATATTCTAGGTTCTGAAATTCTGGATGAATCTCGTAAGTTTAAATTTATTAAAGGACCTATATTTTCAAATATTGTCCTTGCAGATGAGATTAACCGTACACCTCCAAAAACGCAGGCTGCACTTTTAGAAGCAATGCAAGAGCGCGTGGTAACGGTTGCAGGAGAGCGATACCCACTGTCGCTTCCTTACTTTGTGTTGGCCACTCAAAACCCAATAGAACAGGAGGGAACCTATCCATTACCAGAGGCGCAATTAGACCGTTTTATGTTTTCTATTAACCTCGATTACCCTTCTTTTCAAGAAGAGGTAGACGTGGTAAAGGCAACGACATCTGCGGCAAAACCTACGGTAAATGCACTGCTAAGTGCACAAGAGATTATAGATGTTCAACAGCTAGTAAGACGTATTCCAGTTGCAGACAACGTAATTGAATATGCTGTAAATCTTGTAAGTAAAACCCGACCTAAAACAGACAAGGCGGCTCAGATTGTAAATGATTACATAGACTGGGGAGCGGGGCCAAGAGCATCACAAAACTTAATACTAGGAGCAAAAACTCATGCGGCTGTGCAAGGTAAATTCTCACCAGATATTGAAGATGTTCAGGCAGTAGCCACCGGTATACTTCGCCACCGAATGATAAAAAATTATAAAGCAGAAGCAGAAGGTCTAAGTATAGAAGATATTATTAAGAGCTTATTCTAA
- a CDS encoding aconitate hydratase — MAFDIDMIKKVYANMTERVDAARDLVGKPLTLSEKILYSHLWEGKASKAFTRGKDYVDFAPDRIACQDATAQMALLQFMQAGKDKVAVPTTVHCDHLIQAKEGAEKDLKNANDVSSEVFNFLESVSNKYGIGFWKPGAGIIHQVVLENYAFPGGMMIGTDSHTVNAGGLGMVAIGVGGADAVDVMAGMAWELKFPKLIGVRLTGKLSGWTAPKDVILKVAEILTAKGGTGAIVEYFGPGATAMSCTGKGTICNMGAEIGATTSTFGYDESMERYLRATDRADVADAANDVKEYLTADKEVYANPEQYFDQVIDINLSELGPLLNGPFTPDLSTTVGKDMTEKATKNEWPLNVEWGLIGSCTNSSYEDLSRASSIAQQALDKGIKMKSELGINPGSELVRYTTERDGILGIFEKLDAKIFTNACGPCIGQWARYSDPKNAPKNSIVHSFNRNFAKRADGNPNTHAFVASPEVTAAIAISGRLDFNPMTDTLLNEDGQEVMFDEPTGWELPPKGFEVKDNGYLAPVEDGSGVIVKVAADSERLELLTPFEPILDSEMQGMKLLIKAFGKCTTDHISMAGPWLRYRGHLDNISNNCLIGAVNAFGKKTNFVKNQMDGEFGGVPDTARAYKKAGIKTVVVGDHNYGEGSSREHAAMEPRHLGVAAVIVKSFARIHETNLKKQGMLGLTFANEADYDLIQEDDTFNFIDIASFAPDKPLTVELVHADGSKDTIEVNHTYNDAQIAWYREGSALNLIKKENAA; from the coding sequence ATGGCATTTGATATTGATATGATCAAGAAGGTTTATGCAAATATGACTGAGCGTGTAGACGCCGCTCGTGACCTTGTAGGTAAGCCCTTGACACTTTCTGAAAAGATTTTATATTCTCACCTATGGGAGGGAAAAGCTTCTAAAGCGTTTACTCGTGGTAAGGATTATGTAGACTTTGCTCCAGATCGTATCGCTTGTCAAGATGCTACTGCACAGATGGCATTATTGCAATTTATGCAAGCTGGAAAAGATAAAGTTGCAGTGCCAACTACGGTACACTGTGATCACTTGATTCAAGCAAAAGAAGGTGCTGAAAAGGATCTTAAGAACGCAAACGATGTATCTAGTGAGGTTTTTAACTTCTTAGAATCTGTTTCTAATAAATATGGTATCGGTTTCTGGAAACCAGGAGCTGGTATTATACACCAAGTAGTTCTTGAAAACTATGCTTTCCCAGGTGGAATGATGATAGGTACAGACTCTCACACTGTAAACGCTGGCGGACTAGGAATGGTTGCGATAGGTGTAGGTGGAGCAGATGCTGTAGATGTGATGGCTGGAATGGCTTGGGAACTTAAATTTCCTAAATTAATAGGAGTTAGACTTACAGGAAAACTTTCTGGATGGACAGCGCCTAAAGACGTTATTCTTAAGGTAGCTGAGATTCTTACTGCAAAAGGAGGAACCGGAGCAATTGTGGAATATTTTGGCCCAGGAGCTACAGCAATGTCTTGTACTGGTAAAGGTACTATCTGTAACATGGGAGCAGAGATAGGAGCAACAACTTCTACTTTTGGTTATGATGAGTCTATGGAGCGTTACTTACGTGCTACAGACCGTGCAGATGTTGCAGACGCAGCAAATGATGTAAAAGAATATCTTACAGCAGATAAAGAAGTATATGCAAATCCTGAGCAGTATTTTGATCAAGTAATTGATATTAATCTTTCTGAGTTAGGACCTTTACTTAATGGACCTTTTACTCCAGACCTTTCTACAACGGTAGGAAAGGATATGACTGAGAAAGCTACTAAAAATGAATGGCCTCTTAATGTAGAGTGGGGACTTATAGGTTCTTGTACAAACTCTTCATATGAAGATCTATCTAGAGCTTCATCTATTGCGCAACAAGCACTAGATAAAGGAATAAAAATGAAATCAGAACTTGGGATCAACCCTGGATCTGAGCTTGTACGTTATACTACAGAGCGTGATGGAATCTTAGGAATCTTTGAAAAACTAGATGCTAAGATTTTTACAAATGCTTGTGGACCATGTATTGGGCAATGGGCACGTTACAGTGATCCAAAAAATGCTCCTAAAAACAGTATTGTACACTCATTTAATAGAAACTTTGCAAAGCGTGCAGATGGTAACCCTAATACACACGCATTTGTAGCTTCACCTGAAGTTACTGCAGCAATTGCAATTTCTGGACGCTTAGATTTTAACCCTATGACAGATACGCTTCTTAATGAAGATGGTCAAGAAGTTATGTTTGACGAGCCTACAGGATGGGAGCTTCCTCCAAAAGGATTTGAAGTTAAGGATAATGGTTACCTTGCTCCAGTAGAAGATGGTAGTGGTGTAATTGTAAAAGTAGCTGCAGACTCTGAGCGCCTTGAGTTATTAACTCCGTTTGAGCCTATCCTTGATAGTGAAATGCAAGGAATGAAATTGCTTATTAAAGCTTTTGGGAAATGTACTACAGATCACATTTCAATGGCTGGGCCATGGTTACGTTATAGAGGTCACTTAGATAACATTTCTAATAACTGTTTAATAGGTGCTGTAAATGCATTTGGTAAGAAAACAAACTTTGTTAAGAACCAGATGGATGGAGAATTTGGTGGAGTACCAGATACTGCACGTGCATATAAGAAAGCGGGAATTAAAACTGTAGTAGTAGGAGATCATAACTATGGTGAAGGTTCTTCACGTGAGCACGCTGCTATGGAGCCTCGCCACTTAGGTGTAGCTGCCGTGATTGTAAAATCATTTGCACGTATACACGAGACAAACCTTAAGAAGCAGGGAATGTTAGGTCTCACATTTGCAAATGAAGCAGATTATGACTTAATCCAAGAAGACGATACATTCAACTTTATAGATATTGCTAGCTTTGCACCAGACAAGCCACTTACAGTAGAGCTTGTACATGCAGATGGAAGTAAGGATACTATTGAAGTAAACCACACGTACAACGATGCTCAGATAGCATGGTACCGTGAGGGAAGTGCCCTTAATTTAATAAAAAAGGAGAACGCTGCATAA
- a CDS encoding lactoylglutathione lyase family protein has protein sequence MSTIKNYPKSFSHIGLSVPDIKKAVAFYSEVMGWYVIMPPSVVKKEKETAIGQMCIDVFGDDWETFEIAHLSTSDGIGVELFSFPHGVKEAPEFNPFNTGLFHFCVQDPNIEELIEKIVSYGGKQRMPIREYYPKDKPYKMCYVEDPFGIVFEIYTHSYELTYSSGAYAE, from the coding sequence ATGAGCACTATTAAGAATTATCCAAAATCATTTTCTCACATTGGTTTATCTGTTCCAGATATCAAAAAAGCGGTTGCGTTTTACTCAGAGGTTATGGGGTGGTATGTCATTATGCCTCCATCTGTCGTAAAAAAAGAAAAAGAGACTGCAATAGGTCAAATGTGCATTGATGTTTTTGGCGACGATTGGGAAACTTTTGAGATAGCACACCTATCTACTTCTGATGGTATAGGAGTAGAGTTATTTTCGTTCCCTCACGGTGTAAAAGAAGCTCCAGAATTCAACCCCTTTAATACAGGACTTTTTCACTTTTGCGTTCAAGATCCAAATATTGAAGAACTCATTGAAAAAATTGTTTCTTATGGAGGAAAGCAAAGAATGCCCATAAGAGAGTACTACCCAAAAGACAAACCTTATAAGATGTGTTACGTAGAAGATCCTTTTGGAATTGTATTTGAAATATACACTCACAGTTATGAGTTGACATATTCTTCTGGAGCCTACGCAGAATAA
- a CDS encoding winged helix-turn-helix transcriptional regulator, with product MSNKIACPLNYTMNLIGTKWKPLVLFHLIEGALRSGVLQKKVPGISNKMFTQTVRELEKDGLVNRKVFPVVPPRVEYSLTKRGASLIPILKSLDAWGAIDGNNIY from the coding sequence ATGAGTAATAAAATTGCCTGCCCGCTTAATTACACTATGAATTTAATAGGTACCAAATGGAAACCATTGGTTTTATTTCACTTAATAGAAGGAGCTTTACGTTCTGGTGTATTACAAAAGAAAGTGCCAGGAATTTCCAATAAAATGTTTACACAAACCGTACGCGAATTAGAAAAAGATGGTCTTGTTAATAGAAAAGTTTTCCCTGTTGTACCACCGAGGGTAGAGTATAGCCTTACAAAGAGAGGGGCTTCTTTAATACCTATTTTAAAAAGCCTTGATGCTTGGGGAGCTATCGATGGAAATAATATTTACTGA
- a CDS encoding PAS domain-containing protein translates to MAEAITNMEINKKSKFQELERQIEDLESAREHDYKTLFDNSTISIWNEDFTLVFEELERLRTLNVSNIKKYLKKNPETLSTLLGKLKVNNVNGATLKLFKAENKEDFFNNIQNTFGKGASKVFTKLIIAIWKKKKAFISEVNYKTLKGVEFKALLSVRIPQTLLEQKSVPVTIQDISELKAVQSAKKQSILKLQQAQKLGRMGSWEWKWKTDEAYWSDEMYKIYGVKKGEFDPTSDNVRELIFEEDRSKVKNVIKKLFTERSMEPFEFRIVRTNNEIRHLSILGIEFIKDKVYGVTQDITDRKIIEDDLNEAQKLAKVGSWIFNTDVRKMEWSKVMFHIWGFDPSQGTPPYKVLLNHVHPDDMELWDSCIKRASSQGIPYDIEHRICLPDGTQKVIRCICEPVLGPNGTVIGLKGTGQDITEQKLIDEALIEAKEKAEESKNHLNSIIKNIGDPVFVKDDQSRLVIVNEAFCTLFGFERQEIIGKTLAEEVSPAEREAFLSIDKQLIIDGIENITEESLTIREGETQRISTRKTRFIDSNGNIFIVGVIHDITERFKTENLIKEAKERAEENEERFRILMLNLEAGVVVHAPDTSIVQCNYRASQILGFDEKYVQGKTGESMELKLVNLNASPLAIADYPVNKIAKTKESIKNQVIGLKREDKEDITWVTLNGFPVLSSTGEIKEIVMIFIDITAQRQNEKDKLKAKLLLDKTEKELSDAQALAKIGSWLVKPLTMKMEWSKEMYNIWGYKYGKDNPEYLSVIDRVHPDDREILKNAVDEATNSGAPYKIEYRICIPDHPQKTVRAICQPIMDDAGNVISLAGTNQDITQQKLLSRELISAKEKAEESDRLKSAFLANLSHEMRTPMNGILGFSELLRRKNISEEKRDIYLELIEKEGHRLLSFISNIVDISKIESNIIHIDNSRVNLNIIIKDIYSKYLLKLENSGVKLIIEMGLDDADSFIETDENKLVQIISNLLENAIKFTKQGTIEFGYSLYEKNLKFFVKDSGIGIEEEEQKNIFDRFTQGRREQTHNLGVGLGLSIVEGLIKLLNGEVWIDSQIGEGSTFFFTIPYKKIVSKTNLANTFNETTLESGDFTILIAEDDNLSFLYIQACLSDYDCTILRAINGKEAVELVHKNSNIDLVLMDINMPIMDGNEALEEIRKTNKELTIIAQTGLAMSGDKEKMLNAGFDDYISKPISTTILTNTINKHLKITT, encoded by the coding sequence ATGGCTGAAGCTATAACAAATATGGAAATAAATAAAAAGTCTAAGTTTCAAGAATTAGAAAGACAAATAGAGGATTTAGAATCTGCAAGGGAGCACGATTATAAAACGCTGTTTGATAACTCTACAATTTCTATATGGAACGAAGACTTCACTCTCGTATTTGAAGAACTTGAAAGACTTAGAACTCTCAATGTCTCCAATATCAAAAAATATCTTAAGAAAAACCCTGAGACCTTATCTACATTATTAGGAAAGTTAAAAGTAAATAATGTAAATGGGGCTACTTTAAAATTGTTTAAAGCAGAAAATAAAGAGGATTTTTTTAATAATATTCAAAACACATTTGGAAAAGGAGCATCAAAGGTTTTTACAAAACTTATAATTGCGATTTGGAAAAAGAAGAAAGCATTCATCTCTGAAGTAAACTATAAAACCTTAAAGGGAGTTGAATTTAAGGCTTTGTTATCTGTACGTATACCTCAAACTTTATTAGAACAAAAATCAGTGCCAGTCACTATCCAAGACATTAGTGAATTAAAAGCCGTACAATCTGCCAAGAAACAATCTATATTAAAATTACAACAGGCTCAAAAATTAGGGAGAATGGGTAGTTGGGAATGGAAGTGGAAAACAGATGAAGCTTACTGGTCTGATGAAATGTATAAAATTTATGGTGTTAAGAAAGGAGAATTTGATCCTACTAGTGACAATGTAAGGGAGTTAATTTTTGAAGAAGATAGATCTAAGGTAAAGAACGTTATCAAAAAACTTTTTACCGAAAGATCAATGGAGCCGTTCGAATTTAGAATTGTAAGGACAAACAATGAAATAAGACATCTAAGTATCCTAGGTATAGAGTTTATAAAGGATAAAGTTTATGGTGTAACTCAAGATATAACAGATAGGAAAATAATAGAAGACGATCTAAATGAAGCACAAAAACTTGCCAAGGTAGGAAGCTGGATATTTAATACTGATGTAAGAAAAATGGAATGGTCTAAGGTGATGTTCCACATTTGGGGATTTGATCCAAGTCAAGGCACACCTCCCTACAAAGTATTGCTTAATCATGTCCATCCAGATGATATGGAATTGTGGGATAGTTGTATTAAAAGGGCTAGCTCTCAAGGAATTCCATATGATATAGAACATAGGATATGTCTGCCTGATGGAACACAAAAAGTAATAAGGTGTATATGTGAACCTGTACTAGGTCCTAACGGAACTGTTATTGGTTTAAAAGGAACCGGTCAAGATATTACAGAGCAAAAACTTATAGATGAAGCATTAATAGAGGCAAAAGAAAAAGCTGAAGAAAGCAAAAATCATTTAAATAGTATAATAAAGAATATAGGAGATCCAGTCTTTGTAAAAGATGACCAAAGCAGGTTGGTAATAGTTAATGAAGCCTTCTGCACACTTTTTGGATTTGAGAGACAAGAAATTATTGGTAAGACACTCGCTGAGGAGGTCTCACCTGCTGAAAGAGAAGCCTTTTTAAGTATAGATAAACAATTAATAATTGATGGAATAGAAAACATAACAGAAGAGTCACTGACTATAAGAGAGGGTGAAACTCAAAGAATTTCTACAAGAAAGACACGCTTTATTGATTCTAACGGAAATATTTTTATCGTTGGAGTTATACATGACATTACAGAACGCTTTAAAACAGAAAACTTAATAAAAGAAGCAAAAGAACGTGCAGAAGAAAATGAAGAACGCTTTCGTATACTAATGCTTAATCTAGAAGCTGGTGTAGTTGTTCATGCACCAGATACATCAATTGTGCAGTGCAACTATAGAGCATCTCAGATTCTAGGTTTTGATGAGAAGTATGTACAAGGAAAAACAGGTGAAAGTATGGAACTGAAACTTGTAAATCTTAATGCATCCCCACTAGCAATTGCAGATTATCCTGTAAATAAAATTGCAAAGACAAAAGAGTCAATAAAAAACCAAGTTATAGGCTTGAAGCGAGAAGATAAAGAAGATATTACTTGGGTAACTCTCAATGGCTTCCCAGTATTAAGTAGTACTGGGGAGATCAAGGAAATTGTGATGATTTTCATTGATATAACTGCGCAGAGACAGAATGAAAAAGACAAACTAAAAGCTAAGTTATTATTAGATAAAACAGAGAAAGAATTAAGTGATGCTCAAGCCCTAGCTAAAATAGGTAGCTGGCTTGTTAAGCCATTAACTATGAAAATGGAATGGTCTAAGGAAATGTATAACATTTGGGGTTATAAATATGGAAAGGACAACCCTGAGTATCTAAGCGTCATTGATAGAGTTCATCCAGATGATAGAGAAATACTTAAAAATGCAGTAGATGAAGCCACTAATTCTGGTGCGCCATATAAGATTGAATATAGAATTTGTATTCCTGACCATCCTCAAAAAACTGTACGGGCAATATGCCAACCTATAATGGATGATGCCGGAAATGTCATAAGTCTTGCAGGAACAAATCAAGATATCACACAACAAAAATTATTATCTAGAGAATTAATAAGTGCCAAGGAAAAAGCGGAAGAAAGTGATAGATTAAAATCTGCTTTTCTTGCAAATTTAAGTCACGAGATGCGTACTCCTATGAACGGTATTTTGGGATTTTCAGAATTATTGAGGAGAAAAAATATATCAGAAGAAAAAAGAGATATCTACTTAGAACTTATAGAAAAAGAGGGACATCGCTTATTAAGTTTTATTTCTAACATTGTTGATATTTCCAAGATTGAATCAAACATTATTCATATTGATAATTCACGAGTTAATCTAAATATTATCATAAAAGATATTTATTCAAAATATCTTTTAAAATTAGAGAATTCAGGAGTGAAACTCATTATAGAAATGGGGCTTGATGACGCAGATAGCTTCATTGAAACAGATGAAAATAAATTAGTACAGATTATATCAAACTTATTAGAGAATGCTATAAAATTTACTAAACAAGGAACAATTGAATTTGGATACTCCCTTTATGAAAAGAACCTTAAATTCTTTGTAAAAGATTCAGGTATTGGAATAGAAGAAGAAGAACAAAAAAACATTTTTGACAGGTTTACACAAGGAAGACGCGAGCAAACTCATAACCTCGGTGTAGGTCTTGGCCTTTCTATTGTAGAAGGTCTCATAAAACTTCTAAATGGAGAAGTGTGGATCGATTCTCAAATAGGAGAAGGATCAACATTTTTCTTTACAATACCTTATAAAAAAATAGTCAGCAAAACTAACTTAGCAAATACATTTAATGAAACTACTTTAGAAAGTGGTGATTTTACAATCTTAATAGCAGAAGATGACAACTTAAGTTTTCTTTATATACAAGCTTGCCTTTCGGATTATGACTGTACCATTTTACGAGCTATTAATGGAAAAGAGGCTGTTGAGCTAGTTCACAAAAATTCTAACATAGACTTAGTGTTGATGGATATCAATATGCCTATTATGGATGGTAATGAAGCATTAGAGGAAATAAGGAAGACTAATAAAGAACTTACAATCATTGCTCAAACCGGGCTAGCAATGTCAGGAGATAAGGAAAAAATGCTTAATGCTGGCTTTGATGATTACATATCAAAACCAATTTCTACAACCATACTAACCAACACAATAAATAAACATTTGAAAATAACTACATAG
- a CDS encoding DUF6642 family protein yields the protein MEDTQSHLALYNEAEKFIYCLEAVSDVDHEITTEVITTLEDIALKQGIASIYKTCDSIESLEESLNILIYDDHNFKDYEIIYLIMPGQPNNIMLNDYYYSIEEIAEIFEGRMTGKIIHFSNKKALDLTDEESQYFLDVTGARAISGYGSSKNTLSSTDTIDRVFFSMFQENEDFKEVVEEMFQKHYKLCKLLDFRLYY from the coding sequence ATGGAAGATACCCAGTCTCACCTAGCACTTTATAATGAAGCAGAAAAGTTTATTTACTGTCTAGAGGCGGTTTCAGATGTGGATCACGAGATTACTACAGAGGTAATTACTACGTTAGAAGATATTGCTTTAAAACAAGGAATCGCTAGTATTTATAAAACCTGTGATTCTATAGAAAGCCTAGAGGAAAGCCTCAATATCCTCATCTATGATGACCATAATTTTAAGGATTATGAAATTATTTACCTTATTATGCCAGGCCAGCCTAATAATATCATGCTCAATGATTATTACTACAGCATTGAAGAAATTGCCGAAATTTTTGAAGGAAGAATGACAGGTAAAATCATTCATTTTTCAAATAAAAAAGCACTCGACTTAACTGACGAAGAATCACAATACTTTCTTGATGTTACTGGTGCCCGTGCAATCTCTGGCTATGGATCTAGCAAGAACACATTATCGAGCACAGATACTATAGATAGAGTGTTTTTTAGTATGTTTCAAGAAAACGAAGACTTTAAAGAAGTGGTGGAGGAGATGTTTCAAAAACATTATAAACTCTGTAAACTGCTTGATTTTAGATTGTATTATTAA